TTCAAAGGCCAAAAGATAGGCCTTTGTGTACTCCACCGCCGCGATGCCCATCGGCGCGTCCGGAGCCATGTGTCCGGGCACAACCACCTCTGGATTGCGTGCAGCAATGGCGTCCAGATTGGCGACCCAGGCGGCACGCTCTTCCTTGGTTGGCGTATCGGCGACCCAGACATGAACCCCGGAGAAGATCATGACACCGCCAAGAACCGCCTTCAGGTCTTGGGACCAGAGATAGCGGCGATTGGCCAGACCCTCTGCCGTGACGATCTCGATTTCATGACCATCGACGCTCAGGCTCGCCTCATCATAGGCGACGGGCATGACGACCTCTTCGACCGATTGCGGACCGTTTTCGCCCAGCTTCGGGCCCCAGGTGGCAATCTTCTTGGCCACATTGGCATTGATCGCTGCAATCGTCGCACTGGCTGCAATCACGCGAGCGTCCGGGAACGCCTCTACGACCGGGCGCAGGCTGAAATAGTAATCCGGATCGCTCTGGCTGACATAGATGGTTGTCAGCGGCTTGCCGGTGGCCTTGATCGCTTCGGCAAGTTTGCGGCCACCTTCAAGGGTAAAACCGCCGTCGATCAGAACAGCTTCCGTCTCG
The DNA window shown above is from Hoeflea phototrophica DFL-43 and carries:
- a CDS encoding MBL fold metallo-hydrolase — translated: MLTRRHVMKFTAAAGAAMLMSSTGSNAADAGLTWAHFPAGEAGFNRAPVLVTGETEAVLIDGGFTLEGGRKLAEAIKATGKPLTTIYVSQSDPDYYFSLRPVVEAFPDARVIAASATIAAINANVAKKIATWGPKLGENGPQSVEEVVMPVAYDEASLSVDGHEIEIVTAEGLANRRYLWSQDLKAVLGGVMIFSGVHVWVADTPTKEERAAWVANLDAIAARNPEVVVPGHMAPDAPMGIAAVEYTKAYLLAFEEELAKAKSSEELIAAMKARFPDLGGGINLDLGAKVATGEMKWG